One Loxodonta africana isolate mLoxAfr1 chromosome 8, mLoxAfr1.hap2, whole genome shotgun sequence DNA window includes the following coding sequences:
- the FAM131B gene encoding protein FAM131B yields MGCIGSRTVGNEVIAVDWKGLKDVDQIPMDSTSSLQGSSLHRPSTEQTRTEFSWDAINLSMEDTTSILPKLKRNSNAYGIGALAKSSLSGISRSMKDHVTKPTAMGQGRVAHMIEWQGWGKAPAIQPQHSHEAVRRDTDAYSDLSDGEKEARFLAGVMEQFAISEATLMAWSSMDGEDMSVNSTQEPLGCNYSDNYQELMESQDALAQAPMDGWPHSYVSQGMYCLGSSDAWEASDQSLIASPATGSYLGPAFDDSQPSLHEMGPSHLASGCSAQEPPLLGVDADWAAGGIVMDLAQVPAEEEEEEEREEGEKRLLAPEEEEDAGCRDLESLSPREDPEVSTALSRKVSDVTSSGVQSFDEEEGEANN; encoded by the exons ATGGGCTGCATCGGCTCCCGGACCGTGG GGAATGAGGTGATCGCAGTGGACTGGAAGGGCCTAAAGGATGTCGACCAGATACCCATGGACAGTACCAGCTCACTGCAGGGGAGCAGCCTCCACCGACCGTCCACAGAG CAAACCCGGACGGAGTTCTCCTGGGATGCCATCAAT CTCTCCATGGAGGACACCACTTCTATCCTCCCGAAGCTCAAGCGTAACTCGAATGCCTATGGCATTGGGGCCCTGGCCAAGTCATCACTCTCAG GGATCTCGCGAAGCATGAAGGACCATGTGACAAAGCCCACAGCCATGGGCCAGGGCCGGGTGGCCCATATGATAGAGTGGCAGGGCTGGGGGAAGGCCCCAGCCATCCAGCCCCAACACAGCCACGAGGCCGTGCGCAGGGACACGGATGCCTATTCTGACCTCAGTGATGGCGAGAAGGAGGCACGCTTCTTAGCAG GTGTGATGGAGCAGTTTGCCATCTCTGAGGCCACACTCATGGCCTGGTCTTCCATGGATGGTGAGGACATGAGTGTCAACTCCACCCAGGAGCCACTGGGCTGCAACTACAGTGACAACTACCAGGAGCTGATGGAGAGCCAGG ATGCCCTGGCTCAGGCCCCCATGGATGGCTGGCCTCACTCCTATGTGTCCCAGGGCATGTACTGTCTGGGCTCCTCGGATGCCTGGGAAGCCAGTGACCAGTCCCTCATCGCCTCTCCAGCCACAGGCTCCTACCTCGGCCCGGCATTCGATGACTCGCAGCCCAGCCTGCATGAGATGGGGCCCTCTCACCTCGCCTCAGGCTGCTCGGCCCAGGAGCCACCTTTGCTAGGGGTGGACGCTGACTGGGCTGCAGGCGGTATCGTCATGGACCTGGCCCAGGTCCCtgctgaggaggaggaggaagaagagcgggaAGAGGGGGAGAAGAGGCTGTTGGCCcccgaggaggaggaggacgcgGGCTGCCGGGACCTGGAGTCTCTGTCCCCGCGGGAGGACCCCGAAGTGTCCACTGCCCTCAGCCGGAAGGTGTCTGACGTCACATCCTCAGGAGTGCAATCCTTCGacgaggaggagggagaggccaACAACTAG